The Streptomyces sp. GSL17-111 region GCACCACATGTACGTCACCGGCGGTGTGCTGCTGCCGTTCTTCTCCTTCATGACGTTCCTCATCGCCGTTCCGACCGGCGTGAAGTTCTTCAACTGGATCGGCACCATGTGGAAGGGGTCGCTCAGCTTCGAGACCCCGATGCTGTGGACCGTCGGCTTCCTCATCACGTTCCTCTTCGGCGGTCTGACGGGCGTCATCCTGGCCTCGCCGCCGATGGACTTCCACGTCTCCGACTCCTACTTCGTGGTGGCCCACTTCCACTACGTGGTGTTCGGCACCGTGGTGTTCGCGATGTTCGCCGGCTTCCACTTCTGGTGGCCGAAGTTCACCGGCAAGATGCTGGACGAGCGCCTCGGCAAGATGACGTTCTGGACGCTGTTCGTCGGCTTCCACGGCACCTTCCTGGTGCAGCACTGGCTCGGCGCCGAGGGCATGCCCCGCCGGTACGCCGACTACCTGGCGGCCGACGGCTTCACCGCGCTGAACACGATCTCGACGATCAGCTCGTTCCTCCTGGGCGCCTCGATGCTGCCGTTCTTCTACAACGTCTGGAAGACGGCCAAGTACGGCGAGAAGATCGAGGTCGACGATCCGTGGGGGTACGGCCGCTCGCTGGAATGGGCGACGTCCTGCCCGCCGCCGCGGCACAACTTCCTCACCCTGCCGCGGGTGCGGTCGGAGTCCCCGGCCTTCGACCTGCACCACCCGGAGATCGCGGCGGTCGACCAGTTGCAGAACCACGCCGCGGAGGATGCCGTGGTGGCGGGCTCCGTCACCGGCGGCTCCGAGGGTGAGAAGGAGACCGGCAAGTGAAGATCCAGGGCAAGATGTTCATCTGGCTGGCCCTCTTCATCCTGGCCATCGCCATCGTCTACGGCATGTGGTCGAAGGAGCCGGTCGGCACCACCGCGCTGTTCATGGCGTTCGGCCTGTCCATCATGGTCGGCTACTACCTGGCCTTCACCGCGCGCCGCGTGGACACCGGGGCGCAGGACCGCGAAGAGGCGGACGTCGCCGACGACGCGGGTGAGCTCGGGTTCTTCAGCCCGCACAGCTGGCAGCCCCTGGCCCTCGGTGTGGGCAGCGCGTTCGCCTTCATGAGCGTGGTCTTCGGCTGGTGGCTGATGTGGATCTCGGCGCCCGTCATCCTCGTCGGGATCTTCGGCTGGGTCTTCGAGTACTACCACGGCGAGAGCCAGAACCAGTAGGACCGCTGCCGTGTGACACACACGGCCCGCAAGTCAAGGGTCATCCCCGGAGTGTCCTCCGGGGATGACCCGTTTGTACGTACACAACGCGCCCGTTCTGCCCACTATTCATACTTTTTACTGCATGAGGCACGGGACGCATGGATCGCAACGAATCACGCGAAGCGGCGCGGTGCTGCTGGCGTCGGCGGTGGTGCTGACGGCCTGCGGAGACTCCTCCCATCCGTTGGGCGGGAAGCCGTACGACGCCGCCGACCAGGTCGCCGTCAGCGCGGACACCGAGGGCCGGGGCGCCGTCGACGCCGAGAAGCCGCTGGAGGTCACGGCCACGGGGGAGGAGGGCCGCATCACGGACGTGCTCGTCGTCGACACGGAGGGCCGCTACGTCCGCGGCGAGCTCAGCGCCGACGGGAGCCGATGGCGCAGTACGACGCCCCTGGTCGCCGGCGCCGAGTACACGGTGAAGGTCAGCACCGAGAACGAGGACGGCCACGCCGGCCGGACCGACCGCACGTTCACCACCCGCAAGGCGCCCAAGGAGCACCGGCTCGACGTGACGTTCGGCCCGGAGGCCGGGACGTACGGCGTCGGGCAGCCCCTCACCGCCGAGCTGAGCAAGCCCGTCGACGAGAACGCCCAGCGGCGCGTCGTCGAACGGGCCCTGCGGGTCACCTCCACCCCGAAGGTCACCGGCTCCTGGCACTGGGTGGACGGCACGAAGCTGCACTACCGCCCGAAGGAGTACTGGCCCACCAACGCCGAGATCACCGTGGAGAGCCGGCTGCGGGGTGTGCGGGTGCGCAAGAACCTCTACGGCGCCGCCACCGAGAAGCTCGAACTGAAGACCGGGGACCGGGTGGAGGCCGTCGCGGACGCCGCGTCCCTCCAGATGACCGTCAAGCGCAACGGCGAGGTCGTCAACACCTTCCCCATCACCACCGGCAAGGCCGGATTCCGCACCCGCAACGGCGTCAAGGTGATCCTCGGACGCCAGTCCTTCGTCCGGATGACCAGCACGAGCATCGGCATCGCGCCGGGCAGCTCGGAGTCCTACGACCTGCCGGTGCACTGGGCCACCCGGCTGACGTGGAGCGGCGAGTACGTGCACGCGGCGCCCTGGTCGTCGGGCTCACACGGCTACTCCAACGTCAGCCACGGCTGCACGGGGATGAGCACCGCGAACGCCGAGTGGTTCTTCAACAACGTGCGCCAGGGCGACCTGGTGACCCACGTCAACACCGAGGGGACCGACATGCCCGCCTTCGGCAACGGGTTCGGCGACTGGAACCTCTCCTGGAAGGAGTGGCGCGAGGGCAGCGCCCTCCACAACCCCCGCAACTCGGGTGACACCGACGAGCCCGGGGACCGTGAGACGGCCGAGGCCCCGGACACCTCCGAGGCCGCCGCGAGCGGCGGCGGGGCGGGGCGCCTGCGCCCCACCGCGTGAGCGGTGCGGCGGAGGGGTGGGGTGCCGCTCGGGTGCCCCACCCCTCCGCCGCCGAGGCCGTAGGGGCCGTCCCGGCCGTCAGCGGCGGCACGTACGGCTCGGGGGGCCCGGGGGGATCAGCCCGCGTGCTGGGCCGTCCGCTCGCGCAGGAGGCCCGCCAGACCGTCCGCCAGGGCCACCGGGTCCACCGGGTGCGCGGTGACGGCGTCGGCGCGGCTCCAGGTGGCCAGCCAGGCGTCCTGCTGCCGCCCGATGAGCAGCAGCACCGGCGGGCAGTCGAAGATCTCGTCCTTGATCTGGCGGCACACGCCCATCCCGCCCGCCGGAGCGGTCTCGCCGTCCAGCACGCAGGCGTCGATCCCCCCGGCGTCCAGCGCGGCGATCACGGCCGGCAGCGTCGCGCACTCCACGTACTCCACCGACGGCGCGTCCGCCGAGGGCCGCCGTCCGGCCGCGAGCCGCACCTGCTCCCGCGTGTTCGCGTCATCGCTGTAGACCAGCACCGTGGCCGTCGGCTGCATCGTTCCTCCGCGTTCGTTTCTGCTGGGACACGTGGGACAGGTGGGACAGGGATGAACAGGTGGTGCGGGCTTCCCAGGCTTCCCCGGCTACCGGGGATGCTACTCCTCCGGGGGCCCGGCGGGCAGCACTCCGGACGACTCCCGCCGCGCCCCCCGGCCCCGCGTCCGCGCCGCGCGGGGCGGGCGGACACACCGAACCGGACCCCCCGAAGTGAGTACGGAATAAGCGACCGACATAATGTCGGTCGTGGCGACAGCAACAGCAGTAGAAACCGGGCACGCGCACCCGTCGGTCAACCGGCCGAACCTCACCAGCGTCGGGACGATCATCTGGCTCAGTTCGGAGCTGATGTTCTTCGCGGCACTCTTCGCGATGTACTTCACCGCTCGTTCGGTGATGGGCGCCGAGTTCTGGACCGAGAAGGCGGATGCGCTCAATCTTCCCTTCGCGGCGGTGAACACCACCATCCTGGTGCTCTCCTCACTCACCTGTCAGATGGGTGTGTTCGCGGCCGAGCGTGGGGACGTCAAGAAGCTCCGCTCGTGGTTCGCGATCACGTTCGTGATGGGCGCCGTCTTCATCGGCGGGCAGATCGTGGAGTACGTCGAGCTCGTGAAGCACGAGGGCCTCTCCCTGGCCTCGGACGCCTACGGGTCGGTGTTCTACCTGACCACGGGCTTCCACGGGCTCCACGTCACCGGCGGCCTCATCGCGTTCCTGTTCGTCCTGGGCAGGACGTACATGGCGCGGAGGTTCACCCACCACCAGGCGACCGCGGCCATCGTCGTGTCCTACTACTGGCACTTCGTCGACGTCGTCTGGATCGGCCTCTTCGCCACGATCTACCTGATCAAGTAGTCGGGCCAGGGGCCTGACAGCAGAGCCATAGACATCGACGCAGAAGATCCTGACACCGGGGTAATCCGTGAAAAAGCTCTCCGCACGACGGCGCCATCCGCTGGCGGCGATCGTCGTTCTCCTCTTCGCGCTGGCGGCCACCGGGGGGCTGTACGCCGCGTTCGCTCCCGCCGGCGAGGCGAAGGCCGACGAGACGCCCGCAGCCCAGTCCCTCGCCATCGAGGAGGGCAAGAAGCTCTACGCCGTCGGCTGCTCCAGCTGCCACGGCACCGGTGGCCAGGGCACCTCTGACGGCCCGACCCTCGTCGGCGTCGGCGCCGCCGCGGTCGACTTCCAGGTCGGCACCGGCCGGATGCCCATGCAGGCCCCGGGCGCCCAGGCGCCCAAGAAGCCGGTGATGTACTCGCAGGCCGAGATCGACCAGATGGCCGCCTACATCGCCTCCCTGGGCCCCGGCCCGGCCATCCCGACGGAGGAGCAGTACAGCCCCGAGGGGCTCAGTGCCGAGGAGATCGCCGAGGGCGGTGTCCTCTTCCGTACCAACTGCGCGCAGTGCCACAACTTCACCGGTGAGGGCGGCGCCCTGACCGAGGGCCGGTACGCCCCGGGGCTGGACGACGTCGACCCCAAGCACATCTACGAGGCCATGCAGACCGGCCCGCAGAACATGCCGTCCTTCCCCGACACCGTGCTCACGGAGCAGGACAAGCGGGAGATCGCCGCCTACCTCGGCCAGGTCAACTCCTCCGAGGCCAAGACCCCCGGCGGGTACAAGCTGGGCGGCTTCGGCCCCGTCGCCGAGGGCCTGTTCGCCTGGGCCATCGGCCTGCCCATCCTCATCGGGATCACCGTCTGGATCGCGGCCCACAACGCCAAGGCCAGGAAGTCATGAGTAGCGAGACTGGACCACACGAGAACGTGTCAGACGACAAGAACCTGCCCTCCGCGCAGGACGCATCCGGCGCGGAGCCGGAGGTGCACACGAACCCGTTCGCCGACCCGGGGCTGGCGCCGCACGACCCGCGCATCCAGGACATCGACGAGCGGGCGGCCAAGCGCTCCGAGCGCACGGTGGCCATGCTGTTCACGGTCTCCATGCTGGCGACTCTCGCCTTCATCGTCGCCTACGCGATGATCCCGGTCGACGAGTACGTCTACATCTTCCCGATCGGCCGTATCAGCGCCCTCAACTTCGCGCTGGGCATGACGCTGGGTGTCGCGCTCTTCTGCATCGGTGCCGCCGCCGTCCACTGGTCGCGGACCCTGATGAGCGGCGCGGAGATCGTCCAGGACCGCTACCCCATCGGCGCGGGCGACGAGGACAAGGCGGGGGCGCTGGCCGCCTTCGGCGATGGCGCCCGTGACTCGCAGCTCGGCCGTCGCAAGCTGATCCGCAACACCATGTTCGGCGCGCTGGCGCTCGTGCCGCTCTCCGGCGTCGTGCTGCTGGGCAGCCTCGGCCCGATGCCCGGCACCAAGCTGCGGCACACCGCCTGGGCCCGGGGCAAGCGTCTCGTCAACGAGAACACGCACGAGGCGCTGCGGCCCGAGGACATCACCATCGGGTCGCTGAGCTTCGCGCTGCCCGAGGGGCTGGAGCACGACGACCACTCCTTCCAGAAGGAGATCGCCAAGGCGGCCCTGATGCTCGTCCGGCTGGAGCCGGAGGACATCAAGGACCAGCAGGAACTGGAGTGGTCCTACCAGGGGATCGTGGCGTACTCGAAGATCTGTACGCACGTCGGCTGCCCCGTCAGCCTGTACGAGCAGCAGACGCACCACGTGCTGTGCCCCTGCCATCAGTCCACCTTCGACCTGGCCGACGGCGCCCGCGTCATCTTCGGCCCGGCCGGCCACCCGCTGCCGCAGCTGCGCATCGGTGTGGACGACGAGGGCTACCTCATGGCGCTGGACGACTTCGCCGAGCCCGTCGGACCGAGCTTCTGGGAGCGCGGATGAGTAACGCAGCCGACAACGTCCGCCCCCGGGCCAGCGCGCCCCGCGGAGAGCGGATCGCCGACTGGGCCGACGGCCGGCTCGGCATCTACGGAGCCGCGAAGAAGAACATCCGGAAGGCGTTCCCGGACCACTGGTCCTTCCTCCTGGGTGAGATCGCGCTCTACTCCTTCATCATCATCATCCTGACCGGCGTCTACCTGACGCTGTTCTTCAAGCCCAGCATGGCCGAGATCCACTACGAGGGCTCGTACGTGCCGATGCAGGGCGTCCTGATGTCGGAGGCGTTCGCCTCCACCCTGGACATCAGCTTCGACGTCAAGGGCGGTCTGCTCGTCCGGCAGATCCACCACTGGGCGGCGCTGATCTTCCTCGTCGCCATGTTCGTGCACATGATGCGGGTGTTCTTCACCGGAGCGTTCCGCAAGCCGCGCGAGCTGAACTGGCTGTTCGGCTTCCTGCTGCTGGTGCTGGGCATGTTCACCGGCTTCACCGGCTACTCGCTCCCGGACGACCTGCTCTCGGGCACCGGCGTCCGGTTCATGGAGGGCGCGATCCTGGCCGTGCCCGTCGTCGGCACGTACCTGGCGATGTTCCTCTACGGCGGCGAGTTCCCCGGGACGGAGATCATCCCGAGGTTCTTCTCGATCCACGTGCTGCTGTTGCCGGGCATCATGCTGGGCCTCGTGGTGGCCCACCTGATCCTCGTCTTCTACCACAAGCACACGCAGTACCCCGGTCCCGGCCGGACGAACTCCAACGTCGTCGGCTTCCCCCTGATGCCGGTGTACATGGCGAAGGCCGGTGGCTTCTTCTTCCTGGTCTT contains the following coding sequences:
- the qcrB gene encoding cytochrome bc1 complex cytochrome b subunit, coding for MSNAADNVRPRASAPRGERIADWADGRLGIYGAAKKNIRKAFPDHWSFLLGEIALYSFIIIILTGVYLTLFFKPSMAEIHYEGSYVPMQGVLMSEAFASTLDISFDVKGGLLVRQIHHWAALIFLVAMFVHMMRVFFTGAFRKPRELNWLFGFLLLVLGMFTGFTGYSLPDDLLSGTGVRFMEGAILAVPVVGTYLAMFLYGGEFPGTEIIPRFFSIHVLLLPGIMLGLVVAHLILVFYHKHTQYPGPGRTNSNVVGFPLMPVYMAKAGGFFFLVFGVIAMMSAAVQINPVWVIGPYRPDQVSTNAQPDWYMGFSEGLIRVMPGWEWVIPTGHTINFGVFIPLMIFPLVLAAIAVYPFFENWVTKDQREHHLLDRPRNAPTRTAFGAAWISWYFVLLVGGGNDLWAIFFDLSINAITWFVRIGFFVVPVLVFVVTRRICLGLQRRDRDKVLHGRETGIIKRLPHGEFVEVHEPLSQEQLHLLTQHEQRKPAELPPAVDENGVKRKVGPIERLRVRVSRGYFGPHAQIPKPTPKEYQEIMSGHGHH
- a CDS encoding cytochrome c oxidase subunit 4, which produces MKIQGKMFIWLALFILAIAIVYGMWSKEPVGTTALFMAFGLSIMVGYYLAFTARRVDTGAQDREEADVADDAGELGFFSPHSWQPLALGVGSAFAFMSVVFGWWLMWISAPVILVGIFGWVFEYYHGESQNQ
- the qcrA gene encoding cytochrome bc1 complex Rieske iron-sulfur subunit, which gives rise to MSSETGPHENVSDDKNLPSAQDASGAEPEVHTNPFADPGLAPHDPRIQDIDERAAKRSERTVAMLFTVSMLATLAFIVAYAMIPVDEYVYIFPIGRISALNFALGMTLGVALFCIGAAAVHWSRTLMSGAEIVQDRYPIGAGDEDKAGALAAFGDGARDSQLGRRKLIRNTMFGALALVPLSGVVLLGSLGPMPGTKLRHTAWARGKRLVNENTHEALRPEDITIGSLSFALPEGLEHDDHSFQKEIAKAALMLVRLEPEDIKDQQELEWSYQGIVAYSKICTHVGCPVSLYEQQTHHVLCPCHQSTFDLADGARVIFGPAGHPLPQLRIGVDDEGYLMALDDFAEPVGPSFWERG
- a CDS encoding Ig-like domain-containing protein — encoded protein: MRHGTHGSQRITRSGAVLLASAVVLTACGDSSHPLGGKPYDAADQVAVSADTEGRGAVDAEKPLEVTATGEEGRITDVLVVDTEGRYVRGELSADGSRWRSTTPLVAGAEYTVKVSTENEDGHAGRTDRTFTTRKAPKEHRLDVTFGPEAGTYGVGQPLTAELSKPVDENAQRRVVERALRVTSTPKVTGSWHWVDGTKLHYRPKEYWPTNAEITVESRLRGVRVRKNLYGAATEKLELKTGDRVEAVADAASLQMTVKRNGEVVNTFPITTGKAGFRTRNGVKVILGRQSFVRMTSTSIGIAPGSSESYDLPVHWATRLTWSGEYVHAAPWSSGSHGYSNVSHGCTGMSTANAEWFFNNVRQGDLVTHVNTEGTDMPAFGNGFGDWNLSWKEWREGSALHNPRNSGDTDEPGDRETAEAPDTSEAAASGGGAGRLRPTA
- the ctaE gene encoding aa3-type cytochrome oxidase subunit III produces the protein MSVVATATAVETGHAHPSVNRPNLTSVGTIIWLSSELMFFAALFAMYFTARSVMGAEFWTEKADALNLPFAAVNTTILVLSSLTCQMGVFAAERGDVKKLRSWFAITFVMGAVFIGGQIVEYVELVKHEGLSLASDAYGSVFYLTTGFHGLHVTGGLIAFLFVLGRTYMARRFTHHQATAAIVVSYYWHFVDVVWIGLFATIYLIK
- the qcrC gene encoding cytochrome bc1 complex diheme cytochrome c subunit is translated as MKKLSARRRHPLAAIVVLLFALAATGGLYAAFAPAGEAKADETPAAQSLAIEEGKKLYAVGCSSCHGTGGQGTSDGPTLVGVGAAAVDFQVGTGRMPMQAPGAQAPKKPVMYSQAEIDQMAAYIASLGPGPAIPTEEQYSPEGLSAEEIAEGGVLFRTNCAQCHNFTGEGGALTEGRYAPGLDDVDPKHIYEAMQTGPQNMPSFPDTVLTEQDKREIAAYLGQVNSSEAKTPGGYKLGGFGPVAEGLFAWAIGLPILIGITVWIAAHNAKARKS